The Coccidioides posadasii str. Silveira chromosome 2, complete sequence genomic interval GAACCGCAGCAAAGAACGATGCAGACCCTTGGCAGGTTCCGCAACAGGGACAATGCCGCCCCAGCACCGTCCCCAGGGACCCATCCAGGGCTGGGTCAAGCTCGTCGCCCCAACCAAACCAACCTCTGGGCGATGGAGCACGGCGGCCAACGAAATGCTCCGGAGCTAGTAACGGTACCGTATGCAGCAGTCCTTGGCGCTTAAAATCACCTGACTCGCAGCGGGGTTTGTAATGTAACGCCCGTTCGTTTTAGTTGACTTGTTAACTAATGAGAATTTCGTCTGATGCTGACaatgcagcagcagctgTTGATTCTTCAAGTGCCGATGCACTGCTGAGCTTTGTGTCGACATGAAACGAAGGAAATCCCATTGATGGCCTCGAATGTCTCCTTCTAGACGGTCAAAACGAACTAGTCACGGATCATATCCTTCGTGAACGCACGATTGGCCGGTCGATGTATTTTGGCTTGGACGTTCGAGAGCGATATCGCATCaggcttttttcttttaacCCTCGGCCACACCCGGACGGAAGTTTTCGTCCGAGGACACTTATCCTGATACCCCCGTCGGGACCGTTAGGCATGATTGAACACGCCTTTGGGCGCCAACAAGACGTTCCAGATGCGCGCGCGGCATACCGTCGGCCAGCTGCGGAGAAATCAAAGGCAGGTGCTCCTTGATGACACTCTGAACACAGATGATGTCGTGCTTGATTTCCGAACTTTAGATTTGGATCAGCCCTCACATCCTTGTATCCCATTCGAAGCCGCGATCCTGCTTTTTGTGTTGGGTTCAAGAGTCCCAGGCAGTGGATTGAGAGCAGGCATTGAGCAGGGTTACGAGTTTTCCAGAGGCGTCCCTGGCTCTTTTAACACCACACCTGCGCAGCGGCCCCATGTTAACTACCCAGGTCCAGCCTTAAACACGCAACTCTCTCACAGATTTGCTGGGTCTGGAGCGCAAAGTGTCATCCACTTGCCCCCAGTCGGGTGCCACTATGCTGCCGTACCGCCGGTTCATCATCATGTTGATACCACATCCCATCTTGGCAGATCCCCAGTGTCTGAAAACCTGACGAACTCGCCAAGGGGAGCCCCAATCATTTCTAAAGATTTAACATAAAGCAGGGCACCATCCCCATGTAGattatttttttcccccttacGTTGGACACTCCCATGTTCTTGTGGGGTATCTTCAGGTTAGAGCACCTCGGCGATTCCGACACTGTTTCATTATCAAGCCCATCAAGCTTGCGGGGGCAGACGAGGAATGTCCTAGACTGTTCGTCAGCGGATCGAcatcttgtagattttctAAGCCTGACGTTTCAGTTTTATGCAGGCTTGCGGTTGTGAAAGATGGAAACCTATGACAATTGGCTGATTGGTCTCCGACTCCTTGATCAGTTCAGTTCGACCACCTTGAGCTGCCGCTCGTGCTCTATGTTTCCTGATCATGGTTGCCCGTTGGATGAAAAGCAAATCCAATTCACCAGCCCGAGAAGTACATTCAATGgctgatttttttttttttttttcgtcaTCCTTTACCACAAGATTGTTTCTTAATGATAAAATAAAGCTCAAACCCCCATCCAAAGACCCACGAATGATTCTGTGGCCAACGAAGCGTCAAGGATTAGGCAGTGTCCCAAAATGTATACCCAACGTTCGAAATGAAACTCATAAACAACCTATTTTTTAGCCGCCACCCAATAGGACGGTCTATACGTATTTTGCAACATGCTCTCCGGGTCTTGAATATATCCACACTCCCGCACTTCCTTGTCATGTTTTCGAATGTCGAAGCCCATAGACTCAACCAATTGGAAGATCTCTTCCTCCGTGAATTCAACAGTGCCGGGCTCCACGATGCCCAACTTCTCAACATCATCCGTCTCGGCACCCCCACTCTTGCTCTGGCTACCATTATGCCTGTCTTCATAGTGCCACAGTAACGGGCCAACATTAATCCAGAGCCCACCTGGCTTCAAGCAATTGTGAATGGTTTCGATATATCGGATAAGATTCGGTGCGGTGTCGATGAAGAAAACCGTTGCCACCGCATTAAACGCATTTGTGCACTCTGGCTCAGCGTACTGAATAAGAAAATCTGCTGCCGTCATGCTCATCGAGCCCATCGTGCGCTCGTTTTCCGGAAGCAAGCCTTGCGCCGTCACAGCAGAGCCAGGATGAACGTCGGGAATCATCACTTTCTTGAGCTGCTGACTTCTAGATTTCAAGTTGGAGAATCCCATCGCAAACGGATAAAGCGCAAATTCCTCCGGTTTCCGGGTGTGGTTCAGTACCCAACTGCTCGCTATCAGTTGATGATACGAGAACTCGTTTCCTTCAGCGGAATATCCCGCCATGCTTAAATCAAAGACCAGCCTTCCCAGCCCGGCACCAGGAACTAGCACCCTCGTCCCCGGCGCGGGCCGCTCGCCGAATTCATCGCGCAAAGCCTGTAGCACTGGTCCGTATGAAATATCTCGCTCATGCTGTCCCTCGGCGCTCCAGTCGCGGAAGAACTGGCGAATGGTCGAGTTCGCCTTGTTAATATCTTCCGGGGTGGCCCTGTTGCGCCAATTCCTGGGATCGTGCTCCGCTGGTTCTGGTGCAAGGCCGAAGGACGGCAGGCCAGTGGCGAGAATGGCCTCTGCGATGTCAGCGTTGGTGTCGATGGCGTCGTCGATCTTGTTGAATGTGTCCAGCATGGAAAATGGGGGATTGGAGAGCTTTGCCCAGTGGAAAGATGGCAGGGAGTAGAATGATTGGCGACGGCGGTGGGTTATGTTTCGGTGCAGAAAACGGCGGTATTGACTGGTATTAGCATGTTAGCGCAACTGTGGTAAATTGGAAGGTAGCAACTCCAGTTCCGCTACACAGGACGGGCTGCATGGTTTCGGCTGGGAATATTGATGCTAAAAGATGATGTTTGAGCAAGGTACAAGTAAGGCAACGTGTATCTATGCATAGCTGCTAGAGGTTTTCTTCGTTCTTGAATTCCTGCGTGCGACTTGTGCTCGGCACCCAAGCTCGATGTTCGGTTCATACCTGAAAGAATCCAACGCTGCAAAGAGAACCCTGCGCTCTTGGGGGTCTGACAGCGGATCGTATTCGCCTCCCCATTCGTCTTGCTCCCCATCCTCCATGTCCTGTCTTTCTTCCGTTGACATTTGAGGTCGCGAGCGGCGAGTGAAAAACAGTGATGACACTTTGACGGAACCAGTTTCCCTTTCTTCGCTGAGCCCCCGGGGGAAAATAGCTCTACATGTATGTATATCCAGGAGCTTATTGCTATATCCCTTCACCGGGGTATCTGGCATCGAGCGTCCATTGCAACCGGACCATCGAAGAAGGTCGAAGTGGGCTGAATGCGGTTGGGACGCGGGCAAAATGCCAGCGTCTGGTTGGCTGGCGGGCGGTGCACGCTAGTAAGTTTGGGTGAAATCCGCGTACACAAAATAAATTTCACCACTAATCGCGGGGATGGCCTTGGGCTAGCGTCCCGGCAACGCCAGGGGCAGATTTCGGCGTGCAGACGCCCGAGCCGCCGCTGAGACGCCGAGCGGTGAATTTGTATTGGGATTTCAGTCCCATGTATCTATTACTAAGACTTGTTCCGCTTTGCCACAACATCTCTTTTGACGGAGAGCATCGCGACATTAATCTTTTGCGGGATATAATTCAAGCTCCCATCAGAAACAATAAACCACAGTTCCAATAGCCATGACGCAAGACGCAAAATCACCATCCGTCTCACCTATCGAGGTCTCCTTCCCGCTTCGCAGAGCTCTCTATACAACACTTCATATCCATCTCACTTTCCTCGCAACGACAACCATGGTGTTTCTTACAACTACTTCAACCGGTGAATCAAAAGGCGTTACGAGGCCAATGGGGAGTTTTGTCTATGCGATGCCCAATGTAGGTCTCCATCAAGTTCCCCCGGAATTAAAATGTTTCATTTTTCATGTTCAAAAGATGGGGTGGATATTGTTATCCATGGTATAACACGATGTACACCCCCGGCTTTTATATCCACTACGCAATTTTCCcggtgttgttgttgttcaGTAGTTTCTCATCTAT includes:
- a CDS encoding uncharacterized protein (EggNog:ENOG410PHDA~COG:G~BUSCO:6815at33183) produces the protein MPDTPVKGYSNKLLDIHTCRAIFPRGLSEERETGSVKVSSLFFTRRSRPQMSTEERQDMEDGEQDEWGGEYDPLSDPQERRVLFAALDSFSQYRRFLHRNITHRRRQSFYSLPSFHWAKLSNPPFSMLDTFNKIDDAIDTNADIAEAILATGLPSFGLAPEPAEHDPRNWRNRATPEDINKANSTIRQFFRDWSAEGQHERDISYGPVLQALRDEFGERPAPGTRVLVPGAGLGRLVFDLSMAGYSAEGNEFSYHQLIASSWVLNHTRKPEEFALYPFAMGFSNLKSRSQQLKKVMIPDVHPGSAVTAQGLLPENERTMGSMSMTAADFLIQYAEPECTNAFNAVATVFFIDTAPNLIRYIETIHNCLKPGGLWINVGPLLWHYEDRHNGSQSKSGGAETDDVEKLGIVEPGTVEFTEEEIFQLVESMGFDIRKHDKEVRECGYIQDPESMLQNTYRPSYWVAAKK